The genomic window CCGCGACCAGCTTGAGCACACGGTCTTTCTCGCCGCCGAAGTCATCTCGGCCCGCGAGAAATTGTTGCTGGAAGAAACCCGCCACATGCTGCAGGGCATCGGCGGCGATGCCAAGCTGAACATCGACACGACCGCCTCGACCGCCACGTGCCAGCCCGACATCAGCGCCAGCCCCTCCATGGCGCCCTACCTGATCGGCTTCCAGGCGATCGATCCGCTGGGACAGACGGTGTGCCGTTATGGCAACGACCTCTCGGTGGAGATCTCGTCCGAGCGCTTCGCCTTTCGCCAGTCCTCCAGCCTCGTCAGCCTGATGCCGGCCCTGCCGAACCAGCACAGGCCGATCGGCCTTGTGGCCGTGCCCTGGATGACCGGCGCAAACGGCGAGACCAGCGGGCAGCTCATCGCGGCCATCGACGCCCGCGCCTTCACAGATGCGGCGGATGATCTGTCCCTGCCCAGCCAGACGTCCCTCGCGGTCATCGACCGCGAAGGCCATCATCTGACCTTGGCGGGCGACGACCCGGACAGCGTGCAGTGGCTGCCCTCGCAAGCCCTGCTGCCTCTGGCCGGCAACGCCGTTGCCTCGACGCTGGTGGCGCGAGACGGCAAGGAGCGGCTCTACATCGTGCGGAAATTGGGCGACTCCCAGATGCTGCTGGTGGCCGCCGCCCCCATTGCCTCGGTGCGGGACATGGCCCTGTTCGTGCTGCTGAGCGGCATCGCCGGGTCGCTTCTCATGCTGGTGCTGATGCTGGGCGCGGTCTGGTGGCTGTTCCACCACTTCGTGACGCGGCCGGTCGCCAGCCTGGAGAAGACCTTCCTTGCCTACGCCAACGGCAACCTGTCCGTGCGCGCCCGGCCCCAGGCCCATGCGGCGCGGGAGATCCGCTCCCTCGCCGTCTCCTTCAACCGCATGGCCGGCTCATTCGCCGAGATCAACCAGAACCTGGTGCATGCGGCGGTGCGGGAACGGGCGCTGCGGCGCGAGCTGCATCACCGCGTCAACAACAACATGCAGATCATCCTCGGGCTGCTGAACCTGGAGGCCCGCGCCGCCAACCGCGAGGAAGACGTCTCCCAGCTCAACAATCTGATCCAGAGGGTGCTGGCCATCGCCATCGTCCACCGCCGCTTCTACGAGGGGCTGCGAACGGACATGATCGACTTTACCAGCAGCCTCTCGGACCTGCTGGACCGGCTGCGCGGGCAGGATAACGCCTCGCCGCTGGTGAAGCGCCTGCAAATGAAAGCGGCCTCATGCGAGCTGCCCATCGACCAGGCGGTACCGCTGGCGCTGCTGGTGTGCGAATGGGTGCGCGCCCTCAATCACATCCACACGGATGAGGCGGTAACCCCCGTGCTCAGCCTGACGATGGACCGGATCTCCGGCCTCGTCACCATGAAGCTGATCGGAATTGAGGGAATATCCCCGCATGACTATGACGATGTGGAAGACGTAAGCCAGAAGCTGGTCAATGTGCTGCGAAAGCAGCTCGATCACCAGAGCAAGGGCAGGACGGATTCGCTCTGGGAAATCAACTTCCAGGCGCGCGGGTCCTCCGGGGTCTGACCCTGACCCGCGTCGCGCAGAATATACTGGTAAACAGGTAGGCAACCATGGAACCAAAGGCCAAGAAGCACGTTAAACCAGTGATTGGATCACGGCGGGTTGGACGGCAAGTGCTCAGTATGGAAGGGCGGGGTCAAAAACTGAAAAAGCTGGAAGGAACGGGCGCTTATTGGGCGTCACGGTCCTCGAAGTATACTTCCACTTCAGGGCTGGTGAATCGCGTCACGCAGAGCCTCCGGGCTGTCTATGACGATGTCCTCAACGAGCCCATTCCGGAAGAATTTACTGCTTTGCTCGGCCGCCTCGAGGAGGCCGAGAAGAGTGGTTCGGGCCAATAGTAGCAGGTGATGAAATGGCATCCAGCTCCGAGCCGGCGCCTAAATTTGATTTTAAATCGGAGCTTATTTCGGTCCTGCCCCACCTCCGCGCCTTCGCGCGAAGCCTGACAGGCCAGCGAGACGCGGCGGATGACCTGGTGCAGGACGCCCTGACCAAAGCGTGGGCGTCGCGGGATCGTTTTGAGCCGGGGACCTCCATGAAGGCCTGGACCTTCATGATCCTTCGCAACAGCTACATTTCCCAGATGCGCCGCAGGCGCTTCACCAGCGATTGGGACGAGGAGCGGGCCGCACGCGTGCTGGTCATTTCCGCCAGCCAGGACGGCAACCTTGAACTCGGCGACCTCCACCGGGCGCTGCAGATCCTCCCCGAGCAGCAACGCGAGGCCCTCATTCTCGTGGGCGCGGGCGGCCTGTCCTACGAGGAAGTCGCCCAGATCTGCGGCGTGGCCATCGGCACCGTGAAGAGCCGCGTGGCGCGCGCTCGCGCAGCGCTCGCCGCCCTTATCGAAAGCGGTAACATCTGCAGCCGCATGGGACAGGACGAAAGCGGTAAGGCCGAAACGGCGGACGTAATCCTCAACGAGGTAGAGGTGATCGAGAACCGCTACACCGGTACCCGCGCCTCTTCCCGTTAAAGGTTCGGCAGGCCTGACCGCCCTTGGGCCCCAGGCCAGGGCTTCTTGGCCGAAACGCAGACGACAGGTCCCGCAAGGCACCCGACATCTCCCTGGCAGAGTGTTTCACGCCGAGCGGGCCTGTTGTCTCGCGGCCCGCATAATCCAGCCTGGCCTGCCGCACTCCAGCCTTTCACTCGGCCGTCTCACGCAGAGCAGCAATGGCAAACACGACCGACTTTCCCGCCAACGCAGGATGCTTCCGGCCTCACAGACAAAGGCGCTGCCTGCCGCGGCGCGCCTTCAGACCGCCGGTGGCTTGCGGTTGAACAGGGCCAGCACCAGACTGATGAGGAACAGGATCAGGAAGACGAAGAAGATGATCTTCGCGATCCCGACAGATGCGACTGCGATACCTGAGAATCCGAACAATGCCGCGATCAGCGCAATGATGAAAAAAGCGGCTGCCCAATATAGCATGTCCGGTCTCCTGGCCTAATGCATATAGCACAACATTTCAGCGGCACGTTGGTTCCGCCGCCGACATTTGTTTCCAACGAAAATCATTAGGTTTTTTCAATCGGGTTCGGCTTGTCGAGGGCATCGAAGAAGGTGCTCATGATCGCCGCGAACGGCAGGGCGCACACGGCCCCCACCAGCCCGAAAATAGCATGGCCACAGATCAGCACCGCAATGATGAACAAGGGGTGGACATTGATGCGGGTGCCGACCAGCTTGGGCGCAAGGACAACCGTTTCCAGCATCTCGCTGAAACCATAGATGGCCACAACGCCCAAGGGTAGCAGCACCCCCTCGCCCTGGAAGAACGCGACGCTCAGCGATGTGATGAACAGAGTGAAATTCCCCAGCACCGGAATGATGGACGCAATGCCTGTCGCAATGCCGAGGATAAAGCCGAACTCTAGGCCGATGGCGGACAGGAGCACGGCATGCAGCAGGGATTGAACCAGGCACAGCAGAATTTGGCCCTTCAGGAAATCCACTAGCCGGCGCTTTGCCCGCATCCAGAACAGTTTCAGCTCCAGCGCGTGATGGCTGCTGATCCATGATCCGGCCCGCTGCAGCAGGAATTCCCCGTCCTTGAGCAGATAGAAGGCGACAAACGGCGTGAGCAGGCAGACGAAGATGAAATTCCATACCGAGCCCGTCAGCCCGAAAACATAAGGGGCAATGCGGGTCACGTCCTCTCCGATCAGCGACCCGGCCTCGACCCTTCCTTCAGCGGCAGAGGCTACGGAAGGCACCCACGCGCGCAGCGCTCCCCGGCCAACAACATCCTGAAGGGCAGAAGCGATGCGACTAATCAGCTCCGGCAGGTAGACGATGAAATCCCGCAGCTGCTCCGCGCCGGCCAGAATCAGGATCAAGAGAATAGCCGCAACCGTGATGCTTCCAACGGCCGTGGCCAGCGCCGCCGCCCAGACATTGGACAGCCCAGCCTGCCGCAGCGCATCCCGGGCAGGCTGCAGCACGAGGCAAAGAACCCAACCAAGAATGAAAGGAACGGCACTGCCGCCAAGGAGCACCAGGACAGCAATGATACCCGCGATCATCAGGCCCGGCGCCAGGCCGGGGGTTGACCGCACAGGAGGCGTTGTCACGAACCGCTAACGTCCTTTGTACCAGGCCGACCCGAACCATTTCAGGCCGGGCCATGAAAAAGGATACGCACCGTAGCCGTTCACGTTCCGCGCCGAACCGCAGGGGAAAGCTGCAACCGCCGAATATCGCGTCAGGGTGCCGCCAGCCGGCGCTTGCGATGGGCGGACGCAGGGGCCGCCCCTCCCGCGAGGAACTCCCCTTCCGACCCTTCGTTTCCGCCGCAGGATCGTAGCCCGGCCGGTCCCAGCGGTTGGGCGCCCTCCTGCCCTGGCCAGAAAGGAGATCGCTGCATGAGTGATAAGCATAGGATGCAGGTACAGCGCGCGGCTGCCCACCTTGGCGTTCTTGGCGCCCTGCTGACCCTGGGCCTGCTGGCCGCCTGCAACACGACCGAGGGACTGGGGCAGGACATGCAATCGGCGGGCGAGGCCGTCAGCGATACCGCCCGCGACGCAAAGGACTGATCGGAAAGATTGACTGGAGCCCTTTCCTCCCCGCCGTTTACGCCGCACTTATACCGAGGGAGCCTTTCTCATGCGCCGTTAGGTGTTGTCCGTGCGCTCTTCTCCCTCAAGGGCACGGTCCGCAAGCACCGTGGGCGCACTGCCTTGATATATGATTTGAATTTTCATTGTGCGATAAACGGGGAAAGGGAGGCCGGACCAATTCCAGCCTCCCTTTTTTTGCCCCCGTTGCCGCGTCTTGCTTCCCTGCCCGGCCAGTCCGTAGCCCCCCTGGCCGCCGGCGGGTAAGGCTTAGGACACGTCGATAGCCTGACCGATGGTCGCCTTGACGACGCGCCGATCGAACGGCTTGGTGATGAGGAACGCCGGCTCCGGCCGGTCGCCCGTCAGCAGCCGTTCGGGAAAGGCGGTCAGGAAGATCACCGGAACGTTGAATTGCTTCAGAATATCCGTGGCCGCTTCCAGGCCGGAGCTGCCGTCCGCCAGCTGGATGTCGGCCAGGATCAGCTCCGGATAACCGGTTTGCGCCAGTTCAATCGCCTCTGTGTGGGTAGAGGCAACGCCGACCACGCTGTGCCCCAGCTCCTCGATGAGATTCTCAAGGTCCATCGAAATGATCGGCTCATCCTCGATAATGAGGACGCGAAGGGCCGAACGCTGATCGATTTCAGCTAACGCAGCGTTGACCAGTTCCTCGATCTCGCTCTCGTCGCGGTCCATGATCTGAGCCGCTTCCTCATAGGTGAAACCCTCGAGCGTCGTCAGCAGCAGAGCCTGACGGGAATCGAGCGACATTTCCGTCGACCGATAAAGCTGGGGCAAGGAATCGCTGCCATTGACGACCGACCTGTCGCCAATCTGCATGAAGGTTGACGACAGGATGGTCTGGAACAGACGATAAAGGGTAATCCGCATCTCGTTAGGGCGGCGGAACATGCTGGAGTCCTCGAGTATGACTTCCAAGCAGGCCCGCACGAAAGCGTCACCAGCCGCCTGAGTGCCAAGCAGGGCGCGCGCATAGCGCCGCAGATGTGGCAGATGTACTTGAATTTCCCTGGCTATTGACATGTCCCTCTTCGCTTCTTTTTGGCCTGGTTGCTCTCGGCCTTGTCCTGGAAGGACGAAAAGACCCCGCTCGCGTGTAACGCTCATCATGCCCAAAGGTTGCAAAAAATCGAGATAAGACCTTACGCGCAAAGCAGTTTCGGATACGTAGCTATAAGACTTCTGGAACAACCGAAACTCGGGGCTGCGGCTTTGTTGCGAAATTCAAACAGGCAAGCCGACACCGCTCAGAATTATACCTTCGAAGCCGGAAAGGCCAGAAGGTAATATGACCTGACTCGCCAGCCCGAGAACAAAAAACCACGAAATCGCTCGCAGGGATTTTTACGTAGCTTTGCGGTTGCATTAGGGTCGGCTCGACAGCACTATCCCGAAACCTTACGCGAAGGCGCGCATGATCGCCTTCCTGTGATGTCTTGAAAGAAGGCGAGGGGGAGGAACGATCATGGGCGAAGCGGGCAGCGTTCTGATGGCTGCAGTGGGCGACCTCAGCATGCACAGCCTGCCCGCGGCGGCGTTGCCCGCGCCCGACGCATGGAGCCTTGCCTCCGATGTCTGGGTCGTTGCCGATCTGCTCATCCTGATCGGTTTTCTGCTGGCCCTGTTGGCAACGTTCGCGCTCGCGGTCGTGCACGGCCGGGACCATTGGAAATACGTCAGCATCTTTTTTGCAGGCGCCGCACTGTCCTGCGGATGCGGCCTCATCATCGTTCAGCTTGGCCTTATTCGCGCCAGTGGCCTGCCCCTGTTTCTGCTGCAATGCGCGGCGGGCCTCTTCGCCATGATTTCCGTGCTGACGCTGTGGCCGGCCCTGGCAGGAGCTGCCGCCACGCCCAACCGGTCATCGGCCCGCCACAATGCCCCCCTCGAACCCGGCCTTCCGTTGCGGACAGGCCCGGGCGGGCCACTCAGCCTCGAGGATGCGCTGAGCGGCATCGGCGCCACCATGTTCGCGCGGGGCGAGGATCTCTCGGAGCGCTGGTCCACCGCCCTGCCCGGGGAGATGGTTGGAGATGCCGCCCTGCCCTCGACCTCCTTCGCCGCGACGCTGAAGGAGAGGATTTCCGCTTCCTTCAGCTCCGCCTTCTCGAGGAAGGAAGCCGTCGCCACCAATTTCCAGATAGAGGACGCTCGCGGCAACCCGCGCTGGTATGAACTGACCGTTCAGCCCGGCGTCTTTACCGACGGGCAGCGCGGCGCTGTCGGCTGCCTGTTCGATGTAACCCGCTTCCGCCAGCCGGAGGCCGAATGCCGTTCGCTGCTGCAGGAGGCCACCCACCGGGCCAAGAACCTGCTGACCGTCATTCAGAGCGTCGTTCGCATGAGCGCCAAAACGCTCAATCTGCCGCCGGCCACCATCGAGCCCTTCAATGCGCGGCTGCAATCGGTGGCGCTGGCCTATGATCTTCTGGTGCGGGAGGAATGGGAAGGCGTCGCCCTGCCTGATCTGCTCAGGTCGCAGCTCGGGCACGCCCTGGGCGGCGCGGTTTCGCGCGCGTCCTGGTCGGGCCCGCCGTTACGGCTGCGCCCCAGCGCGGTTCAAACCCTGGCGCTGGCCTTCCACGAACTAGCTGTCAAGGCCGAGGCCCAGGGCGCCCTATCCCTTCCCGAGGGAAGCCTGCGGGTCTGGTGGGAAACCGTGTCGCTAAAGGACGGAAGCGAGGGCTACCGCCTCGTCTGGCAGGAAACCGGCGGCCCGGCACCCGACCAGACCGCCGAGCGCAAGACCTTTTCGCGTGATATTCTGGAGCGGCTGACCCCACGCGGCCTGCGCGGCGAAGTTTCGTCCGCCTACACGGAAGAGGGCTTCCGCTGGGAAGTCCGGTTTCCCGCCACCAATATCCTGCCCACAAATTGAGCAACCTAGGTTTGCCTGCAAACAGCAAAAGGGGCGCTTTCCAGCGCCCCTTTGTTTTGCCCATATCGGGCAGCGGCCTAGAGCGAGCGCAACGCCTCGACAAACGCATCGATGTCGCCAAGCCGCAGCCCCGCCACATTGATGCGGCCCGAATCCGCCATGTAAACCGCCCGCTCGGCCCGCAGCGTTTGCACCTGCTCCCGGCTCAGCGGCAGGGTGGAAAACATGCCCTTCTGCTGCCCGACTGCCGTCAGGTCGACCGGCCCTGCCTGCCCATGCGCCGCGAGTCCGGCCCGAATAGCGCCGATGCGCGCCTGCACCTCATCCAGCTCCGTGCGCCACTGGCGCGCCAGTTTCGCATCGCTGAGGATAAGGCGCACCACCGCCGCGCCGTGATCGGGCGGCATGGAATAGGCGGTGCGGGCATGGCAGGCCAGGTGCGAGGCGGTAATGGCCGCCGTATCGCTGTTCCCGGTCATGACATAGAGCGCGCCGATCCGGTCGCGGTACAGGCCGAAGTTCTTGGAGCAGGACACCGCCGTCAGCAGCCCGCCGAGACGCCCGGCCAGCAGGCGCACGCCATGCAAGTCCGCCTCAAGGCCATCGCCAAGCCCGTGATAGGCCAGATCGACAAACGGCAGCAGGCCGCGCGCTTCCAGCACGTCCGCAACCGCCTGCCATTGCTCGGGTGAAAGGTCGGCTCCGGTCGGATTGTGGCAACAGCCGTGCAGCAGCACCGCATCGCCCTTCTCCGCCGTTTGAAGCGCTGCCATCATGGCATCGAACTGCACCGCCTGGCTGGCCACATCGAAGAAGGGGTGGGTTCTAACCTCCAGCCCCGCCGCGCTGAAGATGGGGACATGGTTCGGCCAGGTGGGCAGGCCAACCCAGATGCGCCGGTTCGGCACCACTTCACGCAGCAGCTCCGCCCCGATGCGAAGCGCGCCCGAGCCGCCCGGCGTCTGGATGGAGGCGAACCGGCCGGCCTGCGCCTTCCAGACATCGCCGAAGACCATGTCGCCCAGCAGCTCCAGAAAGCGTACATCGCCCGAAGGCCCCAGGTAGGACTTGGACTCCTGCTCCTCCAAGAGACGGCGCTCGGCTTCCTTGACGGCAGCAAAGATCGGCGTGCGGCCTGCCTCGTCCTTGTAAACCCCGACGCCCAGGTCGAGCTTTGAAGGGCG from Pedomonas mirosovicensis includes these protein-coding regions:
- a CDS encoding sensor histidine kinase; its protein translation is MTTALHLARKKQARQVRRGPGLGRLRLRTPLRSIGFREQLTFLLALSLAPFFLLALLNANRAYDTYRDQLEHTVFLAAEVISAREKLLLEETRHMLQGIGGDAKLNIDTTASTATCQPDISASPSMAPYLIGFQAIDPLGQTVCRYGNDLSVEISSERFAFRQSSSLVSLMPALPNQHRPIGLVAVPWMTGANGETSGQLIAAIDARAFTDAADDLSLPSQTSLAVIDREGHHLTLAGDDPDSVQWLPSQALLPLAGNAVASTLVARDGKERLYIVRKLGDSQMLLVAAAPIASVRDMALFVLLSGIAGSLLMLVLMLGAVWWLFHHFVTRPVASLEKTFLAYANGNLSVRARPQAHAAREIRSLAVSFNRMAGSFAEINQNLVHAAVRERALRRELHHRVNNNMQIILGLLNLEARAANREEDVSQLNNLIQRVLAIAIVHRRFYEGLRTDMIDFTSSLSDLLDRLRGQDNASPLVKRLQMKAASCELPIDQAVPLALLVCEWVRALNHIHTDEAVTPVLSLTMDRISGLVTMKLIGIEGISPHDYDDVEDVSQKLVNVLRKQLDHQSKGRTDSLWEINFQARGSSGV
- a CDS encoding AI-2E family transporter — its product is MTTPPVRSTPGLAPGLMIAGIIAVLVLLGGSAVPFILGWVLCLVLQPARDALRQAGLSNVWAAALATAVGSITVAAILLILILAGAEQLRDFIVYLPELISRIASALQDVVGRGALRAWVPSVASAAEGRVEAGSLIGEDVTRIAPYVFGLTGSVWNFIFVCLLTPFVAFYLLKDGEFLLQRAGSWISSHHALELKLFWMRAKRRLVDFLKGQILLCLVQSLLHAVLLSAIGLEFGFILGIATGIASIIPVLGNFTLFITSLSVAFFQGEGVLLPLGVVAIYGFSEMLETVVLAPKLVGTRINVHPLFIIAVLICGHAIFGLVGAVCALPFAAIMSTFFDALDKPNPIEKT
- a CDS encoding amino acid aminotransferase, which produces MFETLEAQPADALLGLIKLFAEDPRPSKLDLGVGVYKDEAGRTPIFAAVKEAERRLLEEQESKSYLGPSGDVRFLELLGDMVFGDVWKAQAGRFASIQTPGGSGALRIGAELLREVVPNRRIWVGLPTWPNHVPIFSAAGLEVRTHPFFDVASQAVQFDAMMAALQTAEKGDAVLLHGCCHNPTGADLSPEQWQAVADVLEARGLLPFVDLAYHGLGDGLEADLHGVRLLAGRLGGLLTAVSCSKNFGLYRDRIGALYVMTGNSDTAAITASHLACHARTAYSMPPDHGAAVVRLILSDAKLARQWRTELDEVQARIGAIRAGLAAHGQAGPVDLTAVGQQKGMFSTLPLSREQVQTLRAERAVYMADSGRINVAGLRLGDIDAFVEALRSL
- a CDS encoding entericidin A/B family lipoprotein, producing MSDKHRMQVQRAAAHLGVLGALLTLGLLAACNTTEGLGQDMQSAGEAVSDTARDAKD
- a CDS encoding NepR family anti-sigma factor gives rise to the protein MEGRGQKLKKLEGTGAYWASRSSKYTSTSGLVNRVTQSLRAVYDDVLNEPIPEEFTALLGRLEEAEKSGSGQ
- a CDS encoding sensor histidine kinase; protein product: MGEAGSVLMAAVGDLSMHSLPAAALPAPDAWSLASDVWVVADLLILIGFLLALLATFALAVVHGRDHWKYVSIFFAGAALSCGCGLIIVQLGLIRASGLPLFLLQCAAGLFAMISVLTLWPALAGAAATPNRSSARHNAPLEPGLPLRTGPGGPLSLEDALSGIGATMFARGEDLSERWSTALPGEMVGDAALPSTSFAATLKERISASFSSAFSRKEAVATNFQIEDARGNPRWYELTVQPGVFTDGQRGAVGCLFDVTRFRQPEAECRSLLQEATHRAKNLLTVIQSVVRMSAKTLNLPPATIEPFNARLQSVALAYDLLVREEWEGVALPDLLRSQLGHALGGAVSRASWSGPPLRLRPSAVQTLALAFHELAVKAEAQGALSLPEGSLRVWWETVSLKDGSEGYRLVWQETGGPAPDQTAERKTFSRDILERLTPRGLRGEVSSAYTEEGFRWEVRFPATNILPTN
- a CDS encoding DUF1328 domain-containing protein; translation: MLYWAAAFFIIALIAALFGFSGIAVASVGIAKIIFFVFLILFLISLVLALFNRKPPAV
- a CDS encoding response regulator, encoding MSIAREIQVHLPHLRRYARALLGTQAAGDAFVRACLEVILEDSSMFRRPNEMRITLYRLFQTILSSTFMQIGDRSVVNGSDSLPQLYRSTEMSLDSRQALLLTTLEGFTYEEAAQIMDRDESEIEELVNAALAEIDQRSALRVLIIEDEPIISMDLENLIEELGHSVVGVASTHTEAIELAQTGYPELILADIQLADGSSGLEAATDILKQFNVPVIFLTAFPERLLTGDRPEPAFLITKPFDRRVVKATIGQAIDVS
- a CDS encoding sigma-70 family RNA polymerase sigma factor, whose protein sequence is MASSSEPAPKFDFKSELISVLPHLRAFARSLTGQRDAADDLVQDALTKAWASRDRFEPGTSMKAWTFMILRNSYISQMRRRRFTSDWDEERAARVLVISASQDGNLELGDLHRALQILPEQQREALILVGAGGLSYEEVAQICGVAIGTVKSRVARARAALAALIESGNICSRMGQDESGKAETADVILNEVEVIENRYTGTRASSR